A region of the Tepidibacillus fermentans genome:
TTATCAAGCTAGTAGATCGTGTAATTGAAACAAGACCTATAAAAGGAACGATTTCAAGAGGATTAACACCAGCAGAGGATGCAAAAAACAAAAGTATATTAGAAAATAGTGAAAAAGATAAGGCAGAACTTTTGATGATTGTCGATTTAGAACGAAATGATCTTGGTAAAGTTGCGAAAACAGGGACAGTTGAAGTCTTAGATTTATTTAAAGTTGAAGAATATACAACCGTTTACCACTTAGTTTCAACGATCAGAGCTGTTTTAGATGATGGGTACGATGTTGTTGATCTAATTCAAGCTACCTTTCCGGGAGGATCGATTACTGGAGCACCAAAAATTCGAGCGATGGAGATTATTGATGAGTTAGAGCCTACAAAAAGAAATGTTTACACTGGATCGATTGGATATATCGATTTTAGAGGAAATACCGATCTAAATATAGCGATTCGAACCATTGTGATTAAAGATGGGACTGCACATTTTCAAGTAGGTGGTGGAATTGTGTGGGATTCTGATCCTGTAAAGGAATATGATGAGAGTCTAGCAAAGGGAAAGGCTCTCTTTGAGGTTCTTAAATCGTAGAAGATGAAAAGGGGGAAAAGGTATGATTCTATATAATGGTCAAATGATGAATAATAATAGTTCCCTTTTTTCAAGTAATGTTATTTTAGGAACAGGTATTTTTGAAACATTAACCGTTTATCATAAAAAGGCAATCGATTTAAATTCTCATATCGATCGCTTATTTTTTTCTTTAAAGTTTTTTAATCTTTATGTTGAAATTTCAAAACAAGAATTAATTTCACAAGTGGAATATTTTATCAAGCATATTGATGAAAAGAAAGTTGCTTTACGTATTACTGTTATTCAATCCACTAAAAACGAACCAGCTGATATTATTATTTCTGCGAATCATTTTCCATATCAAAAAGAAGATTATGAGAGAGGTTTTAAGATTAGTCGGTCAAGTGTTATAAGACATCGTTCTAATCCATTACTTTACCATAAGACAACAAATTATCTTCTGAATAAATTAGAATTAGAAAAAGCTCAACGTAAAGGTTATGATGAAGTTATTTTTCTTAACGAGATTGGAGCTATTACTGAGGGAACAAGAAGTAATATTTTTTTAGTTTGTAATGGCAACATCTATACACCAAAAACTTCTTGTGGTTTATTAGAAGGCGTGACTCGTAATAAAATAATAAATATTGCAAAAAAACTAGGATTTAATGTAATCATTGATACGATTCCAAATAATTTCCTAGAAACATGTGATGAAGCTTTTTTGACTAGTTCATTGTTAGGGATTATGCCAATATCTCAAATTGAAAACAGAAAATTAAATAGAAGTACGTTTGTAATCACACCAATATTATTGAATGAAATTAATATAGAAATGTAAGTCTTAGAAGGGAAAATTATGGAAAAAACGTGGTGGAAAGAAGCAGTAGTGTATCAAGTATATCCTCGCAGCTTTATGGATAGCAATGGAGATGGGATTGGTGATCTAAGAGGAATTACCTCTAAGCTTGATTACCTAAAAGAATTAGGAATTGATGTGATTTGGCTTTCGCCAGTCTACCAATCGCCAAATGACGATAATGGATATGATATTAGTGACTATCAAGATATAATGAAAGAATTTGGTACACTAGATGATTTTGCTGAAATGTTGACTGAAGCACATAAGCGTGGAATTAAAATTATGATGGATTTAGTTGTAAACCATACCTCTGATGAACATATTTGGTTTATTAAATCAAGAGAATCAAAGGAAAATAATCCGTACCGTGATTATTACATTTGGCGGCCAGGCAAAGTAAATGGTGAACCACCTAATAATTGGGGATCAGCATTTGGTGGTTCAGCATGGGAATATGATGAAAAGACTGGAGAATATTATCTTCATTTATTCAGTAAAAAGCAGCCTGATTTAAATTGGGAAAATCCTGTGCTTCGACAAGAGATTTATAAAATGATGAGATGGTGGCTAGATAAAGGTGTAGACGGCTTTCGTATGGATGTCATTAATTTTATTTCAAAAGTAGAACGCCTTCCTAATGGGGAAATGAAACCGGGACATAAATATGGCGATGGTAGTCCGTATTATATGAATGGTCCAAAAATCCATGATTACCTTCAAGAAATGAACCGGGAAGTGTTATCAAAATACGATATTATCACTGTAGGAGAAATGCCTGGCGTTGATGTGGAAGAAGCAAAATTATACACAGGTGAATCCCAAAATGAATTACAGATGGTTTTCCATTTCAAGCATGTTGGCTTAGGTGATGGGATCTATGGAAAGTGGTCTCCGGGTGAGTGGAAACTAACAGATTTAAAGAAAATATTTGCTCATTGGCAATATGGTCTTGCAGATGATGGCTGGAATAGTTTGTATTGGAGTAATCATGATCAGCCTCGTGCCGTTTCAAGGTTTGGGAATGATAAGGAATATCGGGTGGAGACAGCAAAAATGCTTGCTACGTGTTTACATTTGCATCAAGGGACACCATATATTTATCAAGGAGAGGAAATTGGCATGACGAACGTTCAATTTCAAAACTTAGATGATTATCGAGATATTGAAACCCTTAATGCATATAGAGATCTTGTTGATAGCGGAAATCTCTCTCATGAGGAAATGATGGCTGCTATCTATCAACGTAGCCGTGATAATGCTCGAACTCCTATGCAATGGTCTAATGAGGCAAATGGAGGTTTTACGACAGGTACCCCATGGATTCAAGTCAACCCAAACTATAAAGAAATAAATGTGGAAGAAGTGTTAAACGATCATAACTCCATCTTTTATTACTATAAAAAATTGATTCAGCTAAGAAAAGAGCACGAAATTATTGTATATGGCTTATATGATTTGATCCTTGATGATCATGAACAGATTTATGCTTTTACTCGTACATTAGATGACGAAATACTACTTATTATCTGTAATTTTACAAGTGATACACCTGTTTTCGAATTGCCAAACAATATTACGTATGAAAAGCATTCCTTACTGATTAGCAATTATGATGTTAAAGAAGATGAAATTATTCAATCAATCATTCTCCGGCCATATGAAGCACGAGTATATTTGTTGAAGAAATAGGATCTTGATTGTATAAAATCTCATCATTTAGACGCATAAAGATGACCTCAGTATTGGACTTGGGTCATTTTTAAATCCCTACTGGTAAGAGTTCACGGCTTTTACAGAACATCATTAAGAGAAGATGTACCTGAATATTCCTTTTCTTGATTTTCATATTTAAACATGATAAAATACTTTATGTCATTTTTGGGAGTGGTTGAGTAGCTGGTGCTCTTCCCGGTCTTCAAAACCGAGTGGGCGGCACGTGATGTCGCTGGTAGGTTCGATTCCTATCCACTCCCGCCAATACTTAAAAAGGCAACAACCACAAGGGTTTGTGGTTGTTTTTTTGTGCTAAAAAAGAAAGGACTAATTAAAAACGAGAAGTAAAAAAAGAGGATTTGCAACCGAATTGCAACCCTTTATCTCGCTAAAGTGTTTTTTAAATTAAATTTTTGATTTCTTTATTAAATCATCAAACTTATTAGCAGCTTCTTCCTGCATATTAGGAAGAACATGAGAATAAGTATCTAATGTGATGTTTATCGAGGAATGCCCAAGTCTTTCAGATACGATCTTAGGATGAACACCTTGCTCTAACAATAGAGTCGCATGAGTGTGTCTTAAATCGTGAAAACGAATAGGAGTTATTTCTGCTTTTTTTATTATTTTATTAAAACCTCTTGATAGCTCAGACGGCTGAAATGGATTTCCGTTAGGTTGAGCAAATACCAAATCAAAATCGTTATAAGCAGGTCCAAAACGAAGTTTATTTTCATTTTGCTTTATTTTTTGTTTTTTTAAAAGATCGATTAAAGAATCAGGAATAGAAACGGTCCTT
Encoded here:
- a CDS encoding aminotransferase class IV; the protein is MILYNGQMMNNNSSLFSSNVILGTGIFETLTVYHKKAIDLNSHIDRLFFSLKFFNLYVEISKQELISQVEYFIKHIDEKKVALRITVIQSTKNEPADIIISANHFPYQKEDYERGFKISRSSVIRHRSNPLLYHKTTNYLLNKLELEKAQRKGYDEVIFLNEIGAITEGTRSNIFLVCNGNIYTPKTSCGLLEGVTRNKIINIAKKLGFNVIIDTIPNNFLETCDEAFLTSSLLGIMPISQIENRKLNRSTFVITPILLNEINIEM
- a CDS encoding glycoside hydrolase family 13 protein, which produces MEKTWWKEAVVYQVYPRSFMDSNGDGIGDLRGITSKLDYLKELGIDVIWLSPVYQSPNDDNGYDISDYQDIMKEFGTLDDFAEMLTEAHKRGIKIMMDLVVNHTSDEHIWFIKSRESKENNPYRDYYIWRPGKVNGEPPNNWGSAFGGSAWEYDEKTGEYYLHLFSKKQPDLNWENPVLRQEIYKMMRWWLDKGVDGFRMDVINFISKVERLPNGEMKPGHKYGDGSPYYMNGPKIHDYLQEMNREVLSKYDIITVGEMPGVDVEEAKLYTGESQNELQMVFHFKHVGLGDGIYGKWSPGEWKLTDLKKIFAHWQYGLADDGWNSLYWSNHDQPRAVSRFGNDKEYRVETAKMLATCLHLHQGTPYIYQGEEIGMTNVQFQNLDDYRDIETLNAYRDLVDSGNLSHEEMMAAIYQRSRDNARTPMQWSNEANGGFTTGTPWIQVNPNYKEINVEEVLNDHNSIFYYYKKLIQLRKEHEIIVYGLYDLILDDHEQIYAFTRTLDDEILLIICNFTSDTPVFELPNNITYEKHSLLISNYDVKEDEIIQSIILRPYEARVYLLKK